The genomic region CGACCACGAAGCCGTCGGCAAAGGAGGCGGCGGCCAAGAAGGCGGCGACCAGGAAAGCGGCGGCCGAGAAGGCGGCGGTCAAGAAGACGGCGGCCAAGGCCGCGGGGGAGAGGGCCCCGGCCAAGGAGGCGGCGGCCGAGAAGGCGGCGGTCAAGAAGACGGCGGCCAAGGCCGCGGGTGAAGGGGCCCCCGCCAAGGAGGCGGCGGCCAAGAAAGCGGCGGCCAAGGTCGCGGGCGAGAGGGCCTCGGCCGAGAGGGCCCCGGCCATGGAGACGGCGGCCAAGAAGGCGGCGACCAGGAAAGCGGCGGCAGAGAAGGCGGCGGTCAAGAAGGCGGCGGCCAAAGCCCCGGCCGAGAAGGCAGCGGCCCTGGAGACGGCGGCCGAGAAGACAGCGGCCATGGAGACGGCGGCCAAGGTCGCGGGCGAGAGGGCCTCGGCCGACGAGGCGGCGGCCAAGGAGACGGCGGCCAACAAGGCGGCGGCGAAGGAGACGGAAGCCAAGGTCGCGGGCGATAGGGCCCCGGCCACGGAAGCGGTGGCCAAAGAAGCTGCTGTCCAGGGGACGGCGGCAAAGAAGGCCGCGGTCAAGAGGGCGAAGGCCGCCAAGGCCGGGGCCGCTGGGAAGGCCGGCGTCGGGAAGAAGGGCGTCGAGGCCGAGGGCGTTCGCGCCGGAGGCGAGAGCACCACCACGAAGGGCGCTGTCGGGAAGGGCGCGGCCCGGACCGGCGCGGTCACACAGGACACGGCCGGGAGCAACACGGCCAAGAAGGCGGGTGCGGCCGAGGCCGCGCAGCAGACGGGAGCGACGACCGTGGGTGCGAAGAAGACTCCTGGTACGGCGACGGCGGCCAAGACCGCGGTTCCGAAGGCACGGGCGGCAGCGGCGGAGCCCGGTGAGCTCGCGGTTCGCCCGGGCGAGGACCCCTGGACGGAGGCGGAGGTCGAGGAGGCGCGTGCCGAGCTGACGTCCGAGGAGATCCGGCTGCGTGAGGAGATCACGTCGTCGGAGCGGTCGCTCGCCGGTCTGATGCGGGACTCCGGGGACGGCGCGGGCGACGACCAGGCGGACACCGGGACCAAGAACATCACCCGCGAGCACGAGCTGGCCCTGGCCGCCAACGCGCGCGAGATGCTCGTCCAGACCGAGCGCGCCCTGGAGCGCCTGCACGCGGGCACCTACGGCCTGTGCGAGAACTGCGGCAACCCCATCGGCAAGGCCCGCATGCAGGCCTTCCCGCGGGCCACCCTGTGCGTGGAGTGCAAGCAGAAGCAGGAACGCCGGTACTGACCGGCCGCCGAATGCCTCCTGAGCACGTGGGACGCCCGGGGTGTGCCGTACCCTCGTCCTCAGTCAGGCACCTAGGTTGAGGGACTCACGTGGCAGAGGCGGAGCGCATCATCGGTACGCCGGACACACCGGACGCGACCGGCAACGGCCGGGGGCGGCCCGGCGAGGACGCGGCGCCGGGCGGGCGCGCCGACTCCGAGGGCACCCAGGCCCCGGCCGGGCGGCCCCGGGGCAAGCGCCGGATCGCGGTCCTGTTCGCGGTCGCCACGTTCGCGTACGCCCTCGACCTGATCAGCAAGATGATCGTGGTGGCCAAGCTGGAGCACCACCCGCCCATCGAGATCATCGGGGACTGGCTGAAGTTCGAGGCGATCCGCAACGCGGGCGCCGCGTTCGGCTTCGGCGAGGCCTTCACGGTGATCTTCACCATGATCGCGGCGGCGGTGATCGTGGTGATCGCCCGGCTCGCCCGCAAGCTCTACAGCCTGCCCTGGGCGATCGCGCTCGGCCTGCTGCTCGGCGGTGCGCTGGGCAACCTCACCGACCGGATCTTCCGGGCGCCGGGCGTCTTCGAGGGCGCGGTCGTGGACTTCATCGCGCCCAAGCACTTCGCCGTGTTCAACCTGGCCGACTCGGCGATCGTGTGCGGCGGCATCCTGATCGTGCTGCTGTCGTTCAAGGGGCTCGACCCCGACGGGACCGTCCACAAGGACTGAGCCCGTCAAGGGCCCCGCGCGGAGTTGTCCACAGGCTCCGTACGGAGCTGTCGGACCCGTCCGGCATACTCGACGGGTGAGCACGATTCCCGAGATCCGTACCCTGCCCGTGCCCGACGGACTGGAGGGCGAGCGCGTCGACGCCGCCATCTCCCGCATGTTCGGCTTCTCCCGGACCAAGGCGGCCGAGCTCGCCGCCGCGGGGAAGGTCACGGTCGACGGATCGGTGGTC from Streptomyces chartreusis NRRL 3882 harbors:
- the lspA gene encoding signal peptidase II; protein product: MAEAERIIGTPDTPDATGNGRGRPGEDAAPGGRADSEGTQAPAGRPRGKRRIAVLFAVATFAYALDLISKMIVVAKLEHHPPIEIIGDWLKFEAIRNAGAAFGFGEAFTVIFTMIAAAVIVVIARLARKLYSLPWAIALGLLLGGALGNLTDRIFRAPGVFEGAVVDFIAPKHFAVFNLADSAIVCGGILIVLLSFKGLDPDGTVHKD
- a CDS encoding TraR/DksA family transcriptional regulator — its product is MVAKKTAVQQPASGRSAEASGGAAKDVGGKKTTQGGSAGRAAKGAAGKATEGTKAAVKKTKAAVEKVAAKTAVAEEAVAKAGKAVTRKAAPKKAAARAPAEGAAARAPAEAAAKSPAARKTAAGKATAGKTTARTAAGNAPAKEAVAKETAAKVAGERAPARKAAAKAAGERAPARKAPTTKPSAKEAAAKKAATRKAAAEKAAVKKTAAKAAGERAPAKEAAAEKAAVKKTAAKAAGEGAPAKEAAAKKAAAKVAGERASAERAPAMETAAKKAATRKAAAEKAAVKKAAAKAPAEKAAALETAAEKTAAMETAAKVAGERASADEAAAKETAANKAAAKETEAKVAGDRAPATEAVAKEAAVQGTAAKKAAVKRAKAAKAGAAGKAGVGKKGVEAEGVRAGGESTTTKGAVGKGAARTGAVTQDTAGSNTAKKAGAAEAAQQTGATTVGAKKTPGTATAAKTAVPKARAAAAEPGELAVRPGEDPWTEAEVEEARAELTSEEIRLREEITSSERSLAGLMRDSGDGAGDDQADTGTKNITREHELALAANAREMLVQTERALERLHAGTYGLCENCGNPIGKARMQAFPRATLCVECKQKQERRY